The Oncorhynchus nerka isolate Pitt River linkage group LG9a, Oner_Uvic_2.0, whole genome shotgun sequence genome has a segment encoding these proteins:
- the trhr2 gene encoding thyrotropin releasing hormone receptor 2: MTENVSSRMDTPTNISLVGPGDPISQSLEYKTVAVFLVLLVCGLGIVGNVMVVLVVLTTRHMRTPTNCYLVSLAIADLTVLVAAGLPNVSDSLMGTWVFGHAGCLGITYLQYLGINVSSCSITAFTVERYIAICHPMRAQTVCTLSRAKRIIAGVWVFTCVYCLLWFFLVDIQVMKDSTIQCGYKVSRDLYLPIYLIDFAIFYVIPLLLAIVLYGLIARVLYLNQLPNRPDAGTVSAGATTLRRSCKEPADEGKGGRQGRPKSVLFSRKQVTKMLSVVVILFALLWMPYRTLVLINSFVDTPYLDAWFVLFCRICMYANSAINPVVYNLMSQKFRSAFRGLSQCQRLEAHCTLSMNQTGYSMARDPRTSQQTSNETKQGARRVTCTDTVTEWQSKDTSSAQERKDLHHLKEERKNTSFGEINSTPGQSEINSTPGQSETNSTPGQSETNSTSGQTEIKATPGQPEMSEAGINHTLL, from the exons ATGACAGAAAATGTAAGCTCAAGGATGGACACCCCAACCAACATTTCCTTGGTGGGCCCAGGGGACCCCATATCTCAGTCTCTGGAGTACAAGACTGTGGCAGTGTTCCTGGTTCTGCTGGTCTGTGGACTTGGCATTGTGGGTAATGTCATGGTGGTTCTGGTGGTCCTCACCACGCGACACATGCGTACGCCCACCAACTGCTACCTGGTCAGCCTGGCCATAGCGGACCTGACCGTGCTGGTGGCCGCTGGTCTGCCTAATGTGTCAGACAGCCTGATGGGCACCTGGGTGTTTGGGCATGCTGGCTGCCTTGGTATCACCTACCTTCAGTATCTTGGCATCAATGTGTCCTCCTGCTCCATTACAGCCTTCACTGTGGAGAG GTACATTGCTATCTGCCACCCAATGAGGGCCCAGACAGTGTGTACGTTGTCCCGGGCCAAGCGGATCATAGCAGGGGTGTgggtgttcacctgtgtctactGCTTGCTGTGGTTCTTCCTGGTGGACATCCAGGTAATGAAGGACAGCACCATCCAGTGTGGCTACAAGGTGTCCCGTGACCTCTACCTCCCCATTTACCTCATTGACTTTGCCATCTTCTACGTGATCCCTCTGCTCCTGGCCATAGTCCTGTACGGCCTCATTGCCCGCGTCCTGTACCTCAACCAACTCCCCAACCGGCCCGACGCGGGTACAGTCTCTGCTGGCGCCACCACGCTCCGCAGGAGCTGCAAGGAACCAGCAGACGAAGGAAAAGGGGGTCGTCAGGGCCGCCCGAAGagtgtgctcttctccaggaAACAG GTCACCAAGATGCTGTCAGTGGTGGTGATCCTGTTCGCCTTACTGTGGATGCCCTACCGGACCTTGGTCCTTATTAACTCCTTCGTTGACACACCTTACCTGGACGCCTGGTTTGTACTGTTCTGTCGGATTTGTATGTATGCCAACAGTGCCATCAACCCTGTAGTGTACAACCTGATGTCTCAGAAGTTCCGTTCAGCATTCCGCGGGCTCTCCCAATGCCAGAGGCTGGAGGCCCACTGTACACTCTCCATGAACCAGACCGGCTACAGCATGGCCAGGGACCCACGCACCTCCCAACAGACTAGCAACGAGACCAAACAGGGGGCAAGGAgagtgacctgcactgacacaGTGACAGAGTGGCAGAGCAAAGACACCTCCTCAGCCCAAGAGAGGAAGGATCTGCATCACCTGAAGGAAGAGAGGAAAAACACAAGCTTTGGTGAGATCAACTCCACACCTGGGCAATCTGAGATCAACTCCACACCTGGGCAATCTGAGACCAACTCCACACCTGGGCAATCTGAGACCAACTCCACATCTGGGCAAACTGAGATCAAAGCCACACCTGGGCAACCTGAGATGAGTGAGGCAGGAATTAATCACACATTGCTGTAG